Sequence from the Rhizobium sp. TH2 genome:
AGCAGGAACGCCAACGCGACCGGCAACGCCGATGCCAATATCATGATCGGCAATGCGGGCGACAACCGGATCGCGGGCGGCACCGCTGCCGACACACTGTCCGGCGGCGGCGGTAGGGACACCTTCATCTACGCCAAGTTCGATGGCGGCGACACGATCACCGATTTCAAGCAGGGCCAGGACCGCATCCGCATCGAGGGCTTCACCCAGTTCAACAGTTTCGCCGACCTCGACTTCATCAAGTCGGGCAACAACGTCCGGATTTCCTTCGCCGACGAGAACGGTGCCGATTTCATCCTGGTGGAAAACCAGAAGATCGGCGACTTCGACAAAGCCGATTTCCTTTTCGGCTGAGACGGTTTCGCCACCGCGTACCGCGGAACGACGTTCCGCCGTTTTCGGCGTCAGATCACGAAAAAGTCCGCGGCAGTCAATCTAAGTGCCTTGGAGAGCGTGACGACCAGTTCGGCGGCGTCGCCGCCTTTGCCGTCCGCGTCGTAAAGCAGGCGGCCGGTATCGGTCTCGTAGATGATGCGGTCCTCGGCATCCTGCGCCTTGCCGCCTCTGTTGGCGATGAACGCATCGACTGCGAGCGCGCCGGCGGCGAGGCCGGCAAAGTCGATACTGTCCAGCCGGATCAGGTCGAATTTCGTGTTGAAATCCGTGATCCGGTCCGCGTTGGCGGCTATGGGAGCTGCGTCGAAAACGAAGGTATCGCGACCGCCGCCGCCAGAGAGAATGTCCTTTCCCGCGCCGCCGGCAAGGATCTCGTTGCCGGTCCCGCCGAGAACGGCATCGTCGCCGCTGCCGGCATCGACCAATGACTGGATGCCCTTTCGCCCGTCGAACTGGTCGTTCCCGCCGTCGAGATAGACGCTGCCCACGATCTCGCCCAGATTGACGATTTCCTCGACCGCGCTGCCGAACGCGCCCGTGATTGCATTACCGTCGAACGACGAAATCAGACCCCAGTTCCGGACGACGAACCTCTCCGATCCCTGGTGCGCGACCGCCCAGCTGGTCGCCTCGATCGTGCCGTGATTGTCGAGCCTGGATACGCTGCCGCCGGCGTCGTTGCCGATCACGGTGACGCCCTGGAAGGCGCTGTGGATTTCACCGCGATTGTCGATCCGCGAGCCGCTTCCCGTGAGTTGAATCGCGTTGAAATTCGGCACCATCCCTATCACCGATCCCTGCTCGCCGATGAACAGCTGCTGGCCCGCGTCGACATCCGGGTCGTCGCCCAGCAAGATCGCGCTGACGCCCACGACCGTACCCTCGACAAAG
This genomic interval carries:
- a CDS encoding calcium-binding protein → MASYSFNADSIGDNIQADLGGFGFAYVGENVTVASLLSFTIQGSGSLHSVFVEGTVVGVSAILLGDDPDVDAGQQLFIGEQGSVIGMVPNFNAIQLTGSGSRIDNRGEIHSAFQGVTVIGNDAGGSVSRLDNHGTIEATSWAVAHQGSERFVVRNWGLISSFDGNAITGAFGSAVEEIVNLGEIVGSVYLDGGNDQFDGRKGIQSLVDAGSGDDAVLGGTGNEILAGGAGKDILSGGGGRDTFVFDAAPIAANADRITDFNTKFDLIRLDSIDFAGLAAGALAVDAFIANRGGKAQDAEDRIIYETDTGRLLYDADGKGGDAAELVVTLSKALRLTAADFFVI